The Scophthalmus maximus strain ysfricsl-2021 chromosome 7, ASM2237912v1, whole genome shotgun sequence genome includes a window with the following:
- the cav1 gene encoding caveolin-1, with the protein MTGGLKDGETEEEYLRSPFIRKQGNIYKPNNKDMDNDSLNEKTMEDIHTKEIDLVNRDPKRINDDVVKVDFEDVIAEPAGTYSFDGVWKASFTTFTVTKYWCYRLLTALVGIPLALIWGIFFAILSFLHIWAVVPCVKSYLIEIHCVSRVYSICVHTFCDPLFEAMGKCLSSIRIRMSKEV; encoded by the exons ATGACCGGAGGACTGAAGGACGGCGAGACTGAGGAG GAGTATCTGCGTTCGCCGTTCATCCGAAAGCAAGGGAACATATACAAGCCCAACAACAAAGACATGGACAACGACAGTCTGAACGAGAAGACGATGGAGGACATCCACACCAAAGAGATCGACCTGGTCAACCGGGACCCCAAGCGCATAAATGACGACGTTGTCAAG GTGGACTTTGAAGACGTGATTGCCGAGCCTGCAGGGACCTACAGCTTCGACGGCGTGTGGAAGGCCAGCTTCACCACCTTCACCGTCACCAAGTACTGGTGCTACCGACTGCTGACGGCGCTGGTCGGCATCCCCCTGGCGCTCATCTGGGGAATCTTCTTTGCCATCCTGTCCTTCCTGCACATCTGGGCCGTGGTGCCGTGCGTCAAGAGCTACCTGATCGAGATCCACTGCGTGAGCCGCGTCTACTCCATCTGCGTGCACACCTTCTGCGACCCGCTGTTCGAGGCCATGGGCAAGTGCCTCAGCAGCATCCGAATCCGCATGTCCAAGGAGGTGTAA